In the Setaria italica strain Yugu1 chromosome VI, Setaria_italica_v2.0, whole genome shotgun sequence genome, one interval contains:
- the LOC101775987 gene encoding receptor-like protein 12 isoform X5, whose amino-acid sequence MLPSNITTRCALQMIDLHGNKIEGRLPRGLSNCTDLEVIDFGSNKIADAFPSWLRGLPKLSVLVLRSNQMYGTIGDIVGDTKREECFPSLQIIDLASNNFSGTLRPQWFKQLKSMMAEFNSSGKTLEILNTINVNDREHSYQYSVEIMYKGADMPFGRMLTTVTAIDFSKNSLEGTIPETFGSLVSLRVLSLSHNAFTGKIPAQLGSMTDLESLDLSCNQLSGDIPQELTDLTFLGSLNLSYNHLVGKIPQSRQFSTFDSSSFEGNAGLCGLQLPKFPCGSSPHSPGVAHGDKSSRHIDVVLFLFVGLGFGVGFAAAIVVKWDRFGRRFYCNCKSLAYLITTRR is encoded by the coding sequence ATGCTGCCTTCCAATATAACAACAAGATGTGCTTTACAGATGATAGATTTACATGGCAATAAGATCGAAGGGAGGCTTCCTAGGGGCCTTTCTAACTGTACAGACTTGGAGGTTATAGACTTTGGAAGCAACAAAATAGCTGATGCTTTTCCTTCTTGGTTGAGGGGGCTTCCCAAGCTTTCTGTACTCGTCCTGAGATCAAACCAAATGTATGGCACCATAGGTGATATTGTTGGGGACACAAAACGTGAGGAATGTTTCCCTAGCTTGCAAATTATCGATCTTGCCTCAAACAATTTCTCTGGTACTTTGAGGCCACAATGGTTCAAGCAGTTAAAGTCAATGATGGCAGAGTTTAATAGTTCTGGGAAAACTCTCGAAATTCTAAACACTATAAATGTCAATGACAGAGAACATTCATATCAATATTCTGTTGAGATCATGTACAAGGGGGCAGATATGCCATTTGGAAGGATGCTGACTACCGTAACAGCAATTGACTTCTCAAAAAATAGTTTGGAGGGTACTATTCCTGAAACATTTGGAAGCCTTGTATCACTACGCGTACTGAGTCTGTCACACAATGCCTTCACTGGAAAAATTCCAGCCCAACTTGGAAGCATGACTGATTTGGAGTCACTAGACCTGTCCTGCAACCAACTCTCAGGGGACATTCCACAAGAGCTAACTGATCTCACCTTTCTTGGCTCCCTAAACTTGTCATACAATCACTTGGTGGGGAAGATACCGCAGTCACGTCAGTTCTCTACATTTGACAGCAGCTCATTTGAAGGGAATGCTGGATTGTGTGGGCTGCAATTGCCAAAATTTCCTTGTGGTAGTTCACCTCACTCTCCAGGTGTGGCACATGGGGACAAGTCTTCTCGTCATATTGATGTGGTTTTGTTTCTCTTCGTTGGGCTTGGCTTCGGCGTTGGCTTTGCAGCTGCTATTGTGGTCAAATGGGACCGGTTTGGCAGACGTTTCTATTGCAACTGCAAGAGTCTCGCGTACTTGATCACCACTAGAAggtga